In Dyadobacter subterraneus, a single genomic region encodes these proteins:
- a CDS encoding type VI secretion system tube protein Hcp, with product MKKFCYSLLMILPFLFLNVDAAFAQHIFLKAGELTAKGSLIKGYENYIEITGVQFGAEAESSYTKGGGASVGKPSFDVISITKNVDKLSNELLKNIAAGKSIPLIEIATTARPQQGSELVVHKIELKNVFVTKISDASAGCDDCGTLAESVSFVYKAIRITTYSQDAKTGVFSANPNPFELDIPTLNPEF from the coding sequence ATGAAAAAATTCTGCTATTCCCTTTTAATGATTTTACCGTTTCTTTTTCTAAATGTTGATGCTGCTTTTGCCCAGCACATTTTTTTAAAAGCCGGAGAGCTCACCGCCAAAGGCAGTTTGATTAAAGGCTATGAAAATTATATTGAGATTACAGGGGTGCAGTTTGGCGCCGAAGCAGAATCTTCTTACACCAAAGGTGGCGGTGCGTCGGTTGGAAAACCAAGTTTCGATGTAATTTCAATTACTAAGAATGTGGATAAATTATCAAACGAACTACTGAAAAATATTGCGGCAGGCAAGTCCATTCCACTGATTGAAATTGCTACAACAGCAAGGCCGCAGCAGGGCAGCGAATTGGTGGTCCATAAGATAGAACTTAAAAATGTTTTTGTTACAAAAATCTCTGACGCAAGTGCAGGATGTGATGATTGTGGAACACTTGCAGAGAGCGTCAGTTTTGTATACAAAGCCATCAGAATTACCACCTATTCACAAGATGCCAAGACGGGCGTTTTTAGTGCTAATCCGAATCCTTTCGAACTTGACATTCCGACATTGAACCCCGAATTTTGA